The following proteins are co-located in the Manihot esculenta cultivar AM560-2 chromosome 7, M.esculenta_v8, whole genome shotgun sequence genome:
- the LOC110619462 gene encoding tropinone reductase homolog At5g06060 isoform X1, which translates to MAKAESSFKQPRWSLQGMSALVTGGTRGIGNATVEELAGLGARVHTCSRNEAELSKCLKEWEAKGFVVTGSVCDVTSRAQREKLIEQVGSLFNGNLNIFVNNVGKYMWKATTEFSAEEFSELLNINFESAYHLCQLAHPLLKVSGAGSIIFISSVAGLVHIGHTGSIYSSAKAAINQLTKNLACEWAKDNIRTNCITPWVIRTSLVENLLDGKELLDKIVSRTPLQRLGEPKEVSSLVAFLCLPAASYITGQIISVDGGLTVNGFDPVMKLD; encoded by the exons ATGGCAAAGGCAGAGAGCAGTTTCAAGCAGCCAAGGTGGTCTCTTCAGGGAATGTCCGCTCTTGTCACTGGCGGCACTCGCGGAATCGG AAATGCAACGGTGGAGGAGCTTGCTGGGCTAGGAGCTAGAGTTCACACATGTTCAAGAAATGAAGCAGAGCTAAGTAAGTGCTTGAAAGAGTGGGAAGCCAAGGGTTTTGTGGTCACTGGATCAGTTTGTGATGTAACATCTCGGGCCCAGAGAGAGAAGCTAATTGAGCAAGTGGGTTCCCTTTTTAATGGCAATCTCAACATTTTT GTTAATAATGTTGGCAAATATATGTGGAAAGCAACTACTGAGTTCTCTGCTGAAGAATTTTCAGAACTCCTGAACATTAACTTTGAATCTGCATACCATCTGTGCCAACTTGCACATCCTCTTCTAAAAGTGTCTGGAGCAGGAAGCATTATATTCATTTCCTCTGTCGCTGGTCTTGTGCACATTGGTCATACCGGATCAATTTATTcatcagccaaag CTGCAATTAATCAGCTTACAAAAAATTTGGCTTGCGAGTGGGCGAAAGACAATATCAGGACAAATTGTATTACGCCATGGGTTATCAGAACCTCACTTGTGGAAAAT TTGCTTGATGGGAAAGAGTTATTGGATAAAATAGTCTCTCGAACTCCTCTTCAACGCCTTGGAGAACCAAAAGAAGTCTCATCTTTGGTTGCATTCCTTTGCCTGCCTGCTGCTTCTTACATTACTGGACAGATTATTTCGGTTGATGGAGGTTTGACTGTGAATGGATTTGATCCTGTTATGAAACTAGATTGA
- the LOC110618430 gene encoding zinc finger protein 10, with the protein MEQAQYLMLMKRTQFLNSNFHSWEEKAFAEDASRNLGGCIWPPRSYSCSFCKREFRSAQALGGHMNVHRRDRARLKQSLSPQNDVLHPLKSFDSHFPSEVFTLHCDNLDFNSGSSVVASTLASSRVSAMSGPENLSHLTFVSSHPCTITEEKRKVSSLIYDLSGSDSLGVLKNPGEEDSTSLNHEDFVETDFFMGFDSVVRRNPASDSHGDISCKRPNATAFMIKPCSSDRYTHQSPELIDLNSTSIEDIDLELRLGKPPKVK; encoded by the coding sequence ATGGAGCAAGCTCAGTACTTGATGTTGATGAAGAGGACCCAATTCTTGAATTCAAACTTTCATTCTTGGGAAGAGAAAGCTTTTGCTGAAGATGCTTCTAGGAATCTTGGTGGATGCATATGGCCTCCTAGATCTTATTCTTGTAGCTTCTGTAAAAGAGAATTCAGGTCTGCTCAAGCCCTAGGTGGTCATATGAATGTTCATAGAAGAGATAGAGCTAGGCTTAAACAATCTCTTAGTCCTCAAAATGATGTTCTTCATCCTCTTAAATCATTTGATTCTCATTTCCCATCTGAGGTTTTCACTTTACATTGTGATAATCTTGACTTTAACTCAGGTTCTAGTGTTGTTGCTTCAACTCTTGCATCTTCTAGGGTTTCAGCCATGTCTGGTCCAGAAAACTTAAGTCATCTTACGTTTGTGTCTTCCCATCCTTGTACCATTACTGAAGAAAAGCGTAAAGTGTCTTCTCTTATCTATGATCTATCTGGGTCAGATTCTTTAGGGGTTTTGAAGAATCCGGGGGAGGAAGATTCGACAAGCTTGAATCATGAAGATTTTGTGGAAACTGATTTCTTTATGGGATTCGATTCTGTTGTTAGGCGAAATCCAGCAAGTGATTCTCATGGTGATATCAGTTGTAAGAGGCCTAATGCCACTGCTTTCATGATTAAGCCATGCTCAAGTGATAGATACACTCATCAATCTCCAGAGTTGATTGACCTTAACTCTACCTCCATTGAAGACATAGATCTTGAGCTCAGGCTTGGTAAGCCACCAAAGGTGAAGTAA
- the LOC110619462 gene encoding tropinone reductase homolog At5g06060 isoform X2, giving the protein MAKAESSFKQPRWSLQGMSALVTGGTRGIGNATVEELAGLGARVHTCSRNEAELSKCLKEWEAKGFVVTGSVCDVTSRAQREKLIEQVNNVGKYMWKATTEFSAEEFSELLNINFESAYHLCQLAHPLLKVSGAGSIIFISSVAGLVHIGHTGSIYSSAKAAINQLTKNLACEWAKDNIRTNCITPWVIRTSLVENLLDGKELLDKIVSRTPLQRLGEPKEVSSLVAFLCLPAASYITGQIISVDGGLTVNGFDPVMKLD; this is encoded by the exons ATGGCAAAGGCAGAGAGCAGTTTCAAGCAGCCAAGGTGGTCTCTTCAGGGAATGTCCGCTCTTGTCACTGGCGGCACTCGCGGAATCGG AAATGCAACGGTGGAGGAGCTTGCTGGGCTAGGAGCTAGAGTTCACACATGTTCAAGAAATGAAGCAGAGCTAAGTAAGTGCTTGAAAGAGTGGGAAGCCAAGGGTTTTGTGGTCACTGGATCAGTTTGTGATGTAACATCTCGGGCCCAGAGAGAGAAGCTAATTGAGCAA GTTAATAATGTTGGCAAATATATGTGGAAAGCAACTACTGAGTTCTCTGCTGAAGAATTTTCAGAACTCCTGAACATTAACTTTGAATCTGCATACCATCTGTGCCAACTTGCACATCCTCTTCTAAAAGTGTCTGGAGCAGGAAGCATTATATTCATTTCCTCTGTCGCTGGTCTTGTGCACATTGGTCATACCGGATCAATTTATTcatcagccaaag CTGCAATTAATCAGCTTACAAAAAATTTGGCTTGCGAGTGGGCGAAAGACAATATCAGGACAAATTGTATTACGCCATGGGTTATCAGAACCTCACTTGTGGAAAAT TTGCTTGATGGGAAAGAGTTATTGGATAAAATAGTCTCTCGAACTCCTCTTCAACGCCTTGGAGAACCAAAAGAAGTCTCATCTTTGGTTGCATTCCTTTGCCTGCCTGCTGCTTCTTACATTACTGGACAGATTATTTCGGTTGATGGAGGTTTGACTGTGAATGGATTTGATCCTGTTATGAAACTAGATTGA
- the LOC110618770 gene encoding tropinone reductase homolog At5g06060, which yields MAKAESSFKQPRWSLQGMSALVTGGTRGIGHATVEEHAGLGARVHTCSRNEAEISKCLKEWEAKGFVVSESVCDVTSRAQREKLIKQVGSLFNGTLNIFVNNVGKYMWKATTEFSAEEFSELLNINFESAYHLCQLAHPLLKVSGAGSIIFISSVAGLVYIGGTGSVYSSAKAAINQLTKNLACEWAKDNIRTNCITPWVIRTSLVENVLDEKELLDKIVSRTPLQRLGEPKEVSSLVAFLCLPAASYITGQIISVDGGLSVNGFDPVMKLD from the exons ATGGCAAAGGCAGAGAGCAGTTTCAAGCAGCCAAGGTGGTCTCTTCAGGGAATGTCCGCTCTTGTCACTGGCGGCACTCGCGGAATCGG GCATGCAACGGTGGAGGAGCATGCTGGGCTAGGAGCTAGAGTTCACACATGTTCAAGAAATGAAGCAGAGATAAGTAAGTGCTTGAAAGAGTGGGAAGCCAAGGGTTTTGTGGTCAGTGAATCAGTTTGTGATGTAACATCTCGAGCCCAGAGAGAGAAGCTAATTAAGCAAGTGGGTTCCCTTTTTAATGGCACTCTCAACATTTTT GTAAATAATGTTGGCAAATATATGTGGAAAGCAACTACTGAGTTCTCTGCTGAAGAATTTTCAGAACTCCTGAACATTAACTTTGAATCTGCATACCATCTGTGCCAACTTGCACATCCTCTTCTAAAAGTGTCTGGAGCAGGAAGCATTATATTCATTTCCTCTGTCGCTGGTCTTGTGTACATTGGTGGTACCGGATCAGTTTATTcatcagccaaag CTGCAATTAATCAGCTTACGAAAAATTTGGCTTGCGAGTGGGCCAAAGACAATATCAGGACAAATTGTATTACGCCATGGGTTATCAGAACCTCACTTGTGGAAAAT GTGCTTGATGAGAAAGAGTTATTGGATAAAATAGTCTCTCGAACTCCTCTTCAACGCCTTGGAGAACCAAAAGAAGTCTCATCTTTGGTTGCATTCCTTTGCCTACCTGCTGCTTCTTACATTACTGGACAGATTATTTCTGTTGATGGAGGTTTGAGTGTGAATGGATTTGATCCTGTTATGAAACTAGATTGA
- the LOC110619462 gene encoding tropinone reductase homolog At5g06060 isoform X3, with translation MAKAESSFKQPRWSLQGMSALVTGGTRGIGNATVEELAGLGARVHTCSRNEAELSKCLKEWEAKGFVVTGSVCDVTSRAQREKLIEQVGSLFNGNLNIFVNNVGKYMWKATTEFSAEEFSELLNINFESAYHLCQLAHPLLKVSGAGSIIFISSVAGLVHIGHTGSIYSSAKAAINQLTKNLACEWAKDNIRTNCITPWVIRTSLVENVMFSVIPMAH, from the exons ATGGCAAAGGCAGAGAGCAGTTTCAAGCAGCCAAGGTGGTCTCTTCAGGGAATGTCCGCTCTTGTCACTGGCGGCACTCGCGGAATCGG AAATGCAACGGTGGAGGAGCTTGCTGGGCTAGGAGCTAGAGTTCACACATGTTCAAGAAATGAAGCAGAGCTAAGTAAGTGCTTGAAAGAGTGGGAAGCCAAGGGTTTTGTGGTCACTGGATCAGTTTGTGATGTAACATCTCGGGCCCAGAGAGAGAAGCTAATTGAGCAAGTGGGTTCCCTTTTTAATGGCAATCTCAACATTTTT GTTAATAATGTTGGCAAATATATGTGGAAAGCAACTACTGAGTTCTCTGCTGAAGAATTTTCAGAACTCCTGAACATTAACTTTGAATCTGCATACCATCTGTGCCAACTTGCACATCCTCTTCTAAAAGTGTCTGGAGCAGGAAGCATTATATTCATTTCCTCTGTCGCTGGTCTTGTGCACATTGGTCATACCGGATCAATTTATTcatcagccaaag CTGCAATTAATCAGCTTACAAAAAATTTGGCTTGCGAGTGGGCGAAAGACAATATCAGGACAAATTGTATTACGCCATGGGTTATCAGAACCTCACTTGTGGAAAATGTAATGTTCTCTGTCATACCTATGGCACATTAA